In Microtus ochrogaster isolate Prairie Vole_2 unplaced genomic scaffold, MicOch1.0 UNK3, whole genome shotgun sequence, the following proteins share a genomic window:
- the Oxt gene encoding oxytocin-neurophysin 1 — MACPSLACCLLGLLALTSACYIQNCPLGGKRAALDLDTRKCLPCGPGGKGRCFGPNICCADELGCFVGTAEALRCQEENYLPSPCQSGQKPCGSGGRCAAAGVCCNPDGCRMDPACDPESAFSER; from the exons ATGGCCTGCCCCAGTCTCGCCTGCTGCCTACTTGGCCTCCTGGCTCTGACCTCCGCCTGCTACATCCAGAACTGTCCCCTGGGCGGCAAGAGGGCTGCGCTGGACTTGGACACGCGCAAG TGCCTCCCCTGCGGTCCTGGCGGCAAAGGCCGCTGCTTCGGACCCAACATCTGCTGCGCCGATGAGCTGGGCTGTTTCGTGGGCACCGCCGAGGCGCTGCGCTGCCAGGAGGAGAACTACCTGCCCTCGCCCTGCCAGTCGGGCCAGAAGCCGTGCGGGAGCGGGGGCCGCTGCGCCGCCGCGGGTGTCTGCTGCAACCCGG ATGGCTGCCGCATGGACCCCGCCTGCGACCCTGAGTCTGCTTTCTCCGAGCGCTGA